One stretch of Streptomyces hygroscopicus DNA includes these proteins:
- a CDS encoding Siderophore-interacting protein has product MLPKVRTPESRRMITLEVRGNTKLTPGFSTITLGGPELEHLKPTGSDQTVRLFFPREGQDRLRMPKLSSEAWMAEILLLPKSRRPWVRNFTIRRARPELGEVDIEFALHGDTPASAWARRARPGDPAGIFDMGVTYLPPAHAEWQLLAGDESAVPAILAILEHAPASLTAEVFLEVPGTADIRADITAPEGVQVRWLARDGSDALPGRLALDTVKKSSLRPGRFYTWVAGEAGLATGVRRHLVQDRGVPKPDIAFFGYWRHGRSSPG; this is encoded by the coding sequence GTGTTGCCCAAGGTGCGCACACCCGAATCACGGCGAATGATCACGCTGGAGGTACGCGGGAACACCAAGCTGACACCCGGATTCTCGACCATCACGCTCGGCGGCCCCGAACTGGAACATCTGAAGCCCACGGGCTCCGACCAGACCGTGCGGCTGTTCTTTCCCCGCGAGGGGCAGGACAGGCTGAGAATGCCGAAGCTCTCCAGCGAGGCGTGGATGGCGGAGATTCTCCTGCTGCCGAAGTCACGCAGGCCCTGGGTACGCAATTTCACCATCCGCCGCGCCCGGCCCGAACTCGGCGAAGTGGACATCGAGTTCGCCCTGCACGGCGACACCCCGGCCTCCGCATGGGCCCGGCGCGCCCGGCCCGGAGATCCGGCGGGCATCTTCGACATGGGCGTGACCTACCTGCCGCCCGCTCATGCCGAATGGCAGCTGCTCGCGGGGGACGAGAGTGCCGTGCCGGCGATCCTCGCCATCCTCGAGCACGCTCCGGCGTCACTGACCGCGGAGGTCTTCCTGGAAGTGCCGGGGACCGCCGACATCCGCGCGGACATCACCGCTCCCGAAGGCGTACAGGTGCGGTGGCTGGCCCGGGACGGCTCGGACGCGCTGCCCGGCAGACTGGCCCTCGACACGGTCAAGAAGTCGTCGCTGCGGCCGGGCCGGTTCTACACCTGGGTCGCCGGGGAGGCCGGGCTGGCCACCGGGGTACGCCGCCATCTGGTGCAGGACCGCGGCGTACCGAAGCCGGACATCGCGTTCTTCGGGTACTGGCGGCACGGCCGCTCGAGCCCCGGCTGA
- a CDS encoding ferredoxin, with the protein MQQTIVGAIEQVAEDVVSLVLRGATGPLAPWEPGAHIDLALPNWLTRQYSLCGDTADRESYRVAVRHDRLSRGGSEYIHRFLRQGRSLDVSLPRNHFPLLPAPEYLFLAGGIGITPILPMLRAAVTSGVPASLVYVGQSVASMPFADELRSSYGDRVRIVATREQGRPDFAALGAALNPGAVVYACGPGPMLAAAEAAFPAGRLYAERFRPVPRSFAPNTAFEAVCARSGQTVQVPPDESLLDALTHAGYPVASGCREGVCGTCELAVVDGEPEHRDDIGARAGRMYACVSRALSPRLVVDL; encoded by the coding sequence ATGCAACAGACCATCGTCGGCGCCATCGAGCAGGTCGCCGAAGACGTCGTATCCCTCGTCCTGCGAGGCGCCACCGGTCCGCTGGCGCCCTGGGAGCCGGGGGCCCATATCGACCTGGCCCTGCCGAACTGGCTGACCCGGCAGTACTCGCTGTGCGGCGACACCGCGGACCGGGAGTCCTATCGCGTCGCGGTGCGGCACGACCGCCTCAGCCGGGGCGGTTCGGAGTACATCCACCGGTTTCTGCGCCAGGGCCGCAGTCTCGACGTGTCGCTGCCGCGGAACCATTTCCCGCTCCTCCCCGCGCCGGAGTATCTCTTCCTCGCCGGAGGGATCGGCATCACCCCGATCCTGCCGATGCTGCGGGCGGCGGTCACCTCGGGCGTCCCGGCGTCGCTCGTGTACGTGGGACAGTCGGTCGCGTCCATGCCCTTCGCCGACGAACTGCGCTCCTCCTACGGCGATCGGGTACGGATCGTCGCCACCCGAGAGCAGGGCAGGCCGGACTTCGCCGCTCTGGGAGCCGCGCTGAACCCCGGCGCCGTGGTCTACGCCTGCGGCCCCGGACCGATGCTCGCCGCGGCCGAGGCCGCGTTCCCGGCCGGACGGCTGTACGCGGAGCGGTTCCGCCCGGTGCCCAGGTCGTTCGCCCCCAACACGGCGTTCGAGGCGGTGTGCGCGCGGTCGGGGCAGACGGTTCAGGTGCCGCCCGACGAGTCGCTGCTGGACGCCCTGACCCACGCCGGATATCCCGTGGCGTCCGGATGCCGCGAAGGGGTCTGCGGCACTTGTGAACTCGCCGTCGTCGACGGCGAGCCCGAGCACCGGGACGACATCGGCGCCCGCGCGGGCCGGATGTACGCCTGTGTGTCCCGTGCCCTGTCCCCGCGGCTCGTCGTGGACCTGTGA
- a CDS encoding flavin-nucleotide-binding protein: MTQTSTRPRRVSPAEVHARLGEPEAMVKGKKLDHIDEHFRFFIAHSPFLTLATADAAGRADCSPRGDYPGFVKVLDGHTLAIPDRPGNKIADSFRNLAENDGVGLLFLIPGLRETLRVNGRAYPTDEPDVLARMQTEASEPVLAIVVEVAEAYFHCGRALIRSRLWDPASQALAEEMPSVGEIAAAQFAVDIDPMALTHALEEGYRKLY; the protein is encoded by the coding sequence GTGACGCAGACCAGCACCCGCCCCCGGCGGGTGTCGCCGGCCGAGGTCCACGCCCGGCTCGGGGAGCCCGAAGCCATGGTCAAGGGCAAGAAGCTGGACCATATCGACGAGCACTTCCGCTTCTTCATCGCGCATTCCCCCTTCCTGACCCTGGCCACGGCGGACGCGGCGGGGCGCGCCGACTGCTCACCCCGTGGCGACTACCCGGGCTTCGTGAAGGTCCTCGACGGCCATACGCTCGCGATTCCCGACCGCCCCGGCAACAAGATCGCCGACTCCTTCCGCAACCTCGCCGAGAACGACGGGGTCGGGCTGCTCTTCCTCATCCCCGGGCTGCGGGAGACCTTGCGGGTCAACGGCCGCGCCTACCCCACCGATGAGCCCGATGTGCTCGCCCGGATGCAGACCGAGGCCAGCGAACCGGTGCTGGCGATCGTCGTCGAGGTGGCGGAGGCGTACTTCCACTGTGGCCGCGCACTCATCCGCTCCCGGCTGTGGGACCCCGCGAGCCAGGCCCTGGCCGAAGAGATGCCGTCGGTCGGTGAGATCGCCGCCGCCCAATTCGCGGTGGACATCGATCCGATGGCGCTCACACACGCTCTCGAAGAGGGCTACCGGAAACTCTACTGA
- a CDS encoding asparagine synthase, whose translation MITVCGITGWVSYRRDLTSHRQVLDAMTETMACRGPDAAGAWVTGKAALGHRRLAVIDLPGGAQPMTVDTADGPVSMVYSGEAYNFTELRDELRRRGHGFTTDSDTEVVLRGYVEWGESLTEKLNGMYAFAIWDSRTEKLVMVRDRMGIKPFYYYETDDGVLFGSEPKAILANPLAAPEVGVDGLREIFSFAKTPGHAIWKGMKELRPGHIAVVDRNGLREQAYWRLEVSEHTDDQDATVAHVRELLEGIIARQLVADVPRCTLLSGGLDSSAMTSLAARKLGEHGETVRSFAVDFPGQAENFRAIDVAPSVDTPYVHAVAEHVKCDHRDIMLDGSALSDPAVRQAAIAARDLPTGLGDRDNSLYLLFKAVREQSTVALSGESADEVFGGYPWFHDERREADTFPWLAGGLTLGDTKSLLSQDLTEKLDLDTYLRDHYLSALDEVPLKDGETGLEKRMRQVCYLHLTRMVNTLLDRKDRMSMAVGLEVRVPFCDHRLVSYVFNTPWSLKTFDGREKSILREATRDVLPESVANRKKSGYPGSFDPAYLSAIKQQAGDLITSGHQALELCRAETLKEAIAAPAEDITTQQRAIIERALDLATWMDLRKPTITLD comes from the coding sequence ATGATCACTGTGTGCGGCATCACCGGCTGGGTTTCCTACCGCCGCGATCTGACCTCCCATCGCCAGGTCCTCGACGCCATGACGGAGACGATGGCCTGCCGAGGCCCGGACGCGGCCGGAGCGTGGGTGACCGGCAAGGCCGCGCTCGGCCACCGCAGGCTGGCCGTCATCGACCTGCCCGGCGGGGCACAGCCCATGACCGTCGACACCGCCGACGGTCCCGTGAGCATGGTCTACTCCGGTGAGGCGTACAACTTCACCGAGCTGCGCGACGAACTGCGCCGCAGGGGCCATGGCTTCACCACCGACTCCGACACCGAGGTCGTCCTGCGCGGCTACGTGGAGTGGGGCGAATCCCTCACCGAGAAGCTGAACGGCATGTACGCCTTCGCCATCTGGGACTCCCGCACCGAGAAACTGGTGATGGTCCGGGACCGGATGGGCATCAAGCCGTTCTACTACTACGAGACCGACGACGGCGTCCTCTTCGGATCCGAGCCCAAGGCCATCCTCGCCAACCCGCTCGCCGCCCCCGAGGTCGGCGTCGACGGGCTGCGGGAGATCTTCTCCTTCGCCAAGACACCGGGGCATGCGATCTGGAAGGGCATGAAGGAGCTGCGCCCCGGCCACATCGCCGTCGTCGACCGCAATGGACTTCGCGAACAGGCGTACTGGCGCCTGGAGGTCTCCGAGCACACCGATGACCAGGACGCGACCGTCGCCCATGTGCGGGAGCTGCTGGAGGGCATCATCGCCCGGCAGCTCGTCGCCGACGTGCCCCGCTGCACCTTGCTCTCCGGGGGGCTCGACTCCTCGGCGATGACCTCGCTGGCCGCCCGCAAGCTCGGCGAACACGGCGAGACCGTCCGCAGCTTCGCCGTGGACTTCCCCGGGCAGGCGGAGAACTTCCGCGCGATCGACGTGGCGCCGAGCGTCGACACCCCGTATGTGCACGCCGTGGCCGAGCATGTGAAATGCGACCACCGGGACATCATGCTCGACGGCTCCGCCCTGTCCGACCCTGCCGTGCGGCAGGCGGCCATCGCGGCCAGGGATCTGCCCACCGGGCTCGGCGACCGGGACAACTCGCTCTACCTGCTGTTCAAGGCCGTTCGCGAACAGTCGACCGTGGCCCTGTCGGGCGAGTCGGCGGACGAGGTCTTCGGCGGCTACCCGTGGTTCCACGACGAGCGGCGCGAGGCCGACACCTTCCCGTGGCTCGCCGGAGGACTGACGCTCGGCGACACCAAGAGCCTGCTGTCCCAGGACCTCACCGAGAAGCTCGACCTGGACACCTACCTCCGTGACCACTACCTCAGCGCCCTGGACGAAGTCCCCCTCAAGGACGGTGAGACCGGCCTGGAGAAGCGCATGCGCCAGGTCTGCTACCTGCATCTCACCCGCATGGTCAACACCCTGCTCGACCGCAAGGACCGGATGAGCATGGCCGTCGGCCTGGAGGTCAGGGTGCCGTTCTGCGACCACCGCCTCGTCTCCTACGTCTTCAACACCCCCTGGTCGCTGAAGACATTCGACGGGCGGGAGAAGAGCATCCTGCGCGAGGCCACCCGCGATGTGCTGCCCGAGTCCGTGGCCAACCGCAAGAAGAGCGGTTACCCCGGCAGCTTCGACCCCGCCTATCTCTCCGCCATCAAGCAGCAGGCGGGCGACCTCATCACCTCGGGACACCAGGCCCTCGAACTGTGCCGTGCCGAGACGCTGAAAGAGGCGATCGCCGCACCGGCGGAGGACATCACCACCCAGCAGCGCGCCATCATCGAACGCGCCCTCGACCTGGCGACGTGGATGGACCTGCGCAAGCCCACCATCACGCTCGACTGA
- a CDS encoding glyceraldehyde-3-phosphate dehydrogenase, translated as MTLNEDSFTNWKHREEIAESMIPVIGKLHRERDVTVLLHSRSLVNKSVVSILKTHRFARQIAGAELSVTDTLPFLQALTALDLGPSQIDIGMLAETYRADDRGLSVEEFTAEAVAGATGANKIECREGRDVVLYGFGRIGRLVARLLIEKAGSGNGLRLRAIVVRGSGGRAGEDLVKRASLLRRDSIHGQFQGTITVDEANSTIVANGNEIKVIYADDPTSVDYTAYGIKDAILIDNTGKWRDREGLSKHLRPGIDKVVLTAPGKGDVPNVVHGVNHDTIKPDERILSCASCTTNAIVPPLKAMADEYGVLRGHVETVHSFTNDQNLLDNYHKSDRRGRSAPLNMVITETGAASAVAKALPDLDAKITGSSIRVPVPDVSIAILNLQLARETSREEVLDYLRDVSLTSPLKRQIDFTSAPDAVSNDFIGSRHASIVDAGATKVEGDNAILYLWYDNEFGYSCQVIRVVQYVSGVEYPTYPAPVA; from the coding sequence GTGACTCTCAACGAGGACTCGTTCACCAACTGGAAGCACCGCGAGGAGATCGCGGAGTCGATGATCCCCGTCATCGGGAAGCTGCATCGGGAGCGGGACGTCACAGTCCTGCTGCACAGCCGCTCCTTGGTGAACAAGTCGGTCGTCAGCATCCTCAAGACCCACCGATTCGCCCGCCAGATCGCCGGTGCGGAACTCTCGGTCACCGACACCCTGCCCTTCCTGCAGGCGCTCACCGCGCTCGACCTCGGCCCCTCCCAGATCGACATCGGCATGCTCGCCGAGACGTACCGGGCCGACGACCGCGGTCTGTCGGTGGAGGAGTTCACCGCCGAGGCCGTCGCCGGTGCCACGGGTGCCAACAAGATCGAGTGCCGTGAGGGGCGTGATGTCGTCCTCTATGGCTTCGGCCGCATCGGCCGCCTCGTCGCCCGCCTGCTCATCGAGAAGGCCGGGTCCGGCAACGGCCTGCGGCTGCGCGCCATCGTCGTCCGCGGGAGCGGCGGCCGGGCCGGTGAGGATCTCGTCAAGCGCGCCTCGCTGCTGCGCCGCGACTCCATTCACGGCCAGTTCCAGGGCACGATCACCGTTGACGAGGCGAACAGCACGATCGTCGCCAACGGCAACGAGATCAAGGTGATCTACGCCGATGACCCGACGTCGGTGGACTACACGGCGTACGGCATCAAGGACGCCATCCTCATCGACAACACCGGCAAGTGGCGCGATCGCGAAGGGCTGTCGAAGCATCTGCGCCCCGGTATCGACAAGGTGGTGCTGACCGCGCCGGGCAAGGGCGATGTGCCCAACGTCGTCCACGGCGTCAACCACGACACGATCAAGCCGGATGAGCGGATCCTGTCCTGCGCGTCCTGCACCACCAACGCGATCGTCCCGCCGCTGAAGGCGATGGCGGACGAGTACGGCGTCCTGCGCGGCCACGTGGAGACCGTCCACTCGTTCACCAACGACCAGAATCTGCTGGACAATTATCACAAGTCCGACCGCCGTGGCCGCTCGGCGCCGCTCAACATGGTCATCACCGAGACCGGTGCCGCCTCCGCCGTCGCGAAGGCCCTGCCCGACCTCGATGCGAAGATCACCGGCAGCTCGATCCGCGTCCCGGTGCCGGACGTCTCGATCGCCATCCTCAACCTGCAACTCGCCCGCGAGACCAGCCGCGAGGAAGTCCTGGACTATCTGCGCGATGTGTCCCTGACCTCGCCGCTCAAGCGCCAGATCGACTTCACCAGCGCCCCCGACGCGGTCTCCAACGACTTCATCGGCTCGCGCCACGCCTCGATCGTCGACGCCGGTGCCACCAAGGTCGAGGGCGACAACGCGATCCTCTACCTCTGGTACGACAACGAGTTCGGCTACTCCTGCCAGGTCATCCGCGTCGTCCAGTACGTCTCGGGGGTGGAGTACCCGACCTACCCGGCCCCGGTGGCCTGA
- a CDS encoding ROK family transcriptional regulator produces the protein MHKDDGWAEESGAPASVPLALRRVLGLVISGEATNRAELARRSGLARSTVGRQVENLVGNGILREVESRQSVRGRPPRVLTISPQAGTVVAVDVDTTASYVAIADLSRRLIAQDTVAVRIDAGPRIVLDAVSELLRRLLAEYDRAPGRVREMVVGLPGPVDFQQGCAVQPTGMPGWDGYPVAEHLRERFRAPVVVDNDVNLMALGEAEQGGAETPLLCIKIASGIGAGLLTAGGDVYRGADGAAGDIGHTRAVSGGNVLCVCGNVGCVGAIASHRAVLRGLGIPESTDDAPLYGTRVLAQRVADSDPAALHAVRQAATEVGEVVAVLVHMFNPRSIVLAGPLSELRDDLVSAVRAAVYRRALPLATRKLTITATQLKGRSGLHGGIALATRDVFGPAGIARLLADEPGAGG, from the coding sequence ATGCATAAAGACGACGGCTGGGCGGAGGAATCAGGTGCCCCCGCATCGGTCCCCCTCGCGCTGCGCCGGGTGCTGGGGCTGGTGATCTCCGGGGAGGCGACCAACCGCGCGGAACTCGCGCGGCGCAGCGGCCTGGCCCGGTCGACCGTGGGCCGACAGGTGGAGAATCTCGTCGGCAACGGCATCCTGCGGGAGGTCGAGTCCAGGCAGTCCGTCCGCGGACGACCGCCCCGGGTGCTGACGATCAGCCCGCAGGCCGGCACCGTCGTCGCCGTGGACGTCGACACCACCGCCTCCTACGTGGCCATCGCCGATCTCAGCAGGCGGCTGATCGCACAGGACACGGTCGCCGTCCGGATCGACGCGGGCCCGCGGATCGTGCTGGACGCGGTCTCCGAGCTGCTGCGGAGGCTGCTGGCGGAGTACGACCGCGCTCCCGGCCGGGTGCGTGAGATGGTCGTCGGCCTGCCCGGTCCGGTGGACTTCCAGCAGGGTTGCGCGGTACAGCCGACCGGCATGCCCGGCTGGGACGGCTACCCCGTCGCCGAGCACCTCCGGGAACGCTTCCGCGCCCCGGTCGTGGTGGACAACGACGTCAATCTGATGGCCCTGGGCGAGGCCGAACAGGGCGGGGCGGAGACTCCCCTGCTCTGCATCAAGATCGCAAGCGGTATCGGGGCGGGCCTCCTCACCGCGGGCGGTGATGTGTACCGCGGCGCCGACGGAGCCGCCGGCGACATCGGCCACACCCGGGCCGTCAGCGGCGGCAACGTCCTGTGTGTCTGCGGCAACGTCGGCTGCGTCGGGGCGATCGCCTCGCACCGCGCCGTCCTGCGCGGCCTCGGCATCCCCGAGTCGACCGACGACGCCCCTCTGTACGGCACCCGAGTGCTCGCCCAGCGCGTCGCCGACAGCGACCCGGCCGCACTGCACGCCGTACGCCAGGCGGCCACGGAGGTCGGGGAGGTGGTCGCCGTGCTGGTCCACATGTTCAATCCGCGCAGCATCGTCCTGGCCGGTCCGCTGAGCGAACTCCGCGACGACCTCGTCTCCGCGGTACGAGCCGCCGTGTACCGGCGCGCCCTTCCCCTGGCCACCCGCAAGCTGACCATCACCGCGACACAGCTCAAGGGCCGCTCCGGGCTCCACGGTGGGATCGCCCTCGCCACCCGGGACGTCTTCGGACCGGCGGGCATCGCACGGCTGCTGGCCGACGAGCCCGGAGCGGGGGGATAG